GCCGGGTTGCCGCCGATATCGATCCTAAATTCATCACCAATGATGTAACCCATGACCCGCGGGTTCACGATCGAGCCTGGGCCGCGGAACTTGGACTGGTTTCTTTTGCCGGGTATCGTTTGCAATCTGATGAGGGCAGGTCGATGGGTGTGTTGGCTCTGTTTAAGAAGCACGAAATATCACCCGAAGAAGACTCTCAGCTGGAGGATATTGTTTTCACGGCGGCGCATGTGATTCAGGAAACCGCGGCTATAGAAGCGTTGCGGGAAAGTGAATATAAGTACAGACGATTGTTTGAAAATGTTACAGATGCTGTGATGATCTTTGAAGCGGAGACACAAAAGGTCGTTGATGCAAACAAAAGCGCCGTTGATTTGTATGGATATACAAGGGAAGGATTGTTGGAACTCAAGTATCCTTATATATGCGCCCAAGTAGATGATACAAAGATCTCAGAAGGAGGGATGTCGAAAGATACCGGAAACACCGGCCAAGTCGGCTATCATCGGAAGAATGATGGAACCATCTTTCCGGTTGAAGTGTCTGAAGCCGTCTTCATGCTGGGCTCAAGTAAAATGATCTGCAGGTTGGTGAGAGACATAACGCAACGTCTGGAGAGTGAGCGCCTGAAGGAGCAGCTTCTCCAGTCGCAAAAAATGGAGGCCATCGGTACGCTCGCAGGCGGAATTGCCCATGATTTCAACAATATTCTTTATGCCTTGATCGGGTACGCAAAACTTGCCATCCTGGAGTCGGATCCAAATTGCAACGTTCATGATTACCTCAAGCAAATTGAAATTGCCGGACACCGAGCGGCTGAACTTGTAAGACAAATTCTCGCCTTCAGCCGGCAATCGGAGGGCACCCAAAGACCTGTTAAATTGCAGGCCATAATATCTGAAACAATCGCTCTTCTTCGCGGCACCCTTCCGGCCACCGTTGAGATTTATCAAAGGGTCTCTGATGATTGTCCTCCGGTGGAAACGGACGGGGTCCAAATTAATCAGATGCTCATGAATCTTTGTACAAATGCATTCCAGGCCATGCAGGATAGACGAGGTGTCCTGGAAATCGGCCTGGATGAGGTGATAGTTACCAAAGAGCAAGCCGCTCGTGTTGAAGGACTTAGACCGGGGAAATATGCACGTCTGGTTGTTACTGATAATGGAGTTGGCATGAGTGAATCCGTCGCCAAGCGGGTATTCGATCCCTATTTCACGACAAAAAGACCTGGGCAGGGATCGGGTCTCGGGCTCTCCATTGTTCACGGGATTATAAAAAGCCACAAAGGTGCGATCAATATAGTGAGCTCACCAGGGCAAGGCACCAAATGTGAGGTTTATCTACCAATCAAATGTTCAGACGGGAATGATTATGAGGAACCAGAGAATCAGGAGAGGGGCGAAGCTTGGACTGGAACTGGGCATATTCTATTTGTTGATGATGAGAAAATGATTACAGATATGGCGGATAATATCCTGTCAGATCATGGATACCGAGTTTCAGCGTTTACTGATAGCACCAAAGCCCTCGCGGCTTTCCGTGAAAGCCCAATGTCTTATGATTTAGTCATTTCTGATATTACCATGCCGAAAACGACGGGTATTGAGTTGTCTCAGGAGATTCGAAGACATCGGCCGGACATACCGATTATCCTTTGTACTGGATATTCAGATGTCTTGGATCTTGAATGGGCCGAAAATTTCGGAATAGAGGCTTGCCTCGAAAAGCCGATTGATCTGGTATACCTAAAACGCGTCATTTGGGAGGCGCTGGAATTCCGGCCGGTCAAGGAGGCATGATTGGTTCATCGGGTATTGCAGCACTAACCTCATGACTACCTTACCGGACGCATTTTAGACCCATGCTGTGATGCCCATCCTCACAAAAGCCGTCTCCGTTCAGCAAATGATGTTTGCAGCAATGAGTTTGGTGGATAATGATGGTTGGAAGATCAATGGGCCGCCCTGGATAAAGGGGGGTCGCATATGTGGAAGGTGAAGATATGACAGCGTATCGTGTAGAAACGGATTCTATGGGCTCAATTAATGTACCGGCCGACCATTATTGGGGTGCTCAAACACAACGTGCGGTGTTGAATTTCCCGATCGGCGTTGCTCGATTCCGCTGGCAACGGCCTATCATCCGAGCTCTTGGAGTATTGAAGTGGGCCGCCGCTCAGGCCAATAGTGATCTTGGTGAGCTTTCAGCGAAAATGGCAAGGCTTATTGTGACGGCTGCAGATGAAGTCATTTCCGGCACTCTCGACGATCATTTTCCCTTGGTTGTCTTTCAAACAGGTTCGGGAACTCAATCTAATATGAATGCTAATGAGGTCATTGCGAACCGGGCCATTGAATTGGCCGGGGGAGTCATGGGCTCAAAGCATCCAATACATCCAAATGATCATGTCAACAGGGGGCAATCATCCAATGATGTCTTTCCTACAGTCATGCATATTGCTGTTGTCGAAGAATTAGACAAAAGACTTCTGCCGCCTCTTATACAATTACGGAATACTTTGGCTGGAAAATCCATGGAGTATATGAATATAGTAAAGACAGGCCGCACCCATCTACAGGACGCTACACCGATTACACTGGGGCAGGAAATCAGCGCTTGGGCCGCTCAACTTGAATTTTGTATAAAAGCAATCGAAGGATCTCTGGCCGGGCTCTACGACCTCGCCATTGGCGGAACGGCGGTGGGGACCGGCTATAATGCCCAACCGCAGTTCGGTGAGCGTGCCGCCCGGTATATTTCGGAATTCACAGGGTATCCCTTTCGGGTCGCGTCCAACAGGTTCGCCGCCCTTGCGTCTCATGACGCCATAGTTCAAGTCTCGGCCGATCTCCGAATGTTGGCCGGAGGGTTGATGAAGCTTGCGAATGATGTCCGGTGGCTTTCCAGCGGGCCCCGCTGCGGAATCGGTGAGATGAGCATTCCGGAAAATGAGCCAGGTTCTTCAATCATGCCTGGAAAAGTCAATCCGACACAATGTGAGGCATTGACGATGGTCTGTGTTCAGGTATATGGAAATGATGCAGCGGTTGCATTTGCAGGGAGCCAAGGTAATTTTCAGCTCAATGTCTTTAAGCCGGTCATGGTTCATAATGTTCTCGAGAGCGTCGAATTACTTGGAGATGCCAGCAGGGCTTTTCATGACTTCTGTGCGATCGGTATTGAGCCGAATATGGTGAGGATACGGGAGAATCTAGAAAAAAATCTGATGTTGGTCACGGCGCTAAACCGCCACATCGGATATGACAAGGCAGCTCAAATAGCAAAAAGGGCTCATGAGGAGGGTTTGACACTGCGTGAATCGGCTTTGGCCTCCGGATTCGTCACCCTGGAGCAATTCGAACAGTGGGTCTCACCGATTGATATGACGCGGCCCGGGTGATTTTGTATAGGACATTTCCTGTGGAGACTTTCAACGCGATCACCTATGCTCGTAAATGTTGATACCTTTTATGTTGACGAATTCCCGCAAACCATATTTTGATAACTCACGGCCGATTCCACTTCTCTTTATTCCACCAAAGGGCATCCTTGGATCGGATTTTACGATTGAATTGATAAAAGTCGTTCCGGCCTCAATCTGTTCAGCCAAGCGGATACCGCGGTCAATATCCCTTGTCCAAACACTGCCACCCAAGCCGAATATTGAATCATTGGCGACGCGTATCGCTTCCTCTTCATCTTTTACGACAATAATCGGAGCGATAGGGCCGAAGACCTCTTCAGACACGATTCGCATCTCAGGTCGCGTGTCGGTGACAACCGTGGGCTCGAGAAAGAAGCCTTTGCGATCTAAACGCTTACCGCCCGTCACGACTTTAGCTCCGGCTTTAACGGATTGATCGAGCTGTGCCAGCAGTTCATCAAGCGCCTTTTTATCTACAATAGCTCCTACGTCAGTCTTGTCGTCTAGGGGATCACCTATTACCAGGTCATTCATCAACTCGGAAAATCGTGCGGTGAAATTGTCGGCAATATTTTTCATGACTATGAATCGCTTGGCGGCAATGCAGCTTTGTCCGGTGCTGACCATCCGACCCGTAACCGCATTACGGGCAACGACCTCAATATCAGCATCCTCCAGAATAATGAAGGGATCTGATCCGCCCAATTCGAGAACGACCTTTTTTAGATTGCGGCCGGCCGTTTCCGCAATCCGGGCGCCGGCGCCGGTGCTGCCGGTCAATGATATCCCTTGAATCGCAACATCTGCCATAAGGCCGGAAACAGCTTCATGAGTGGCGAGAATTGTCCGGAATATGTTTGGTGGAAACCCGGCCTCTCTGAAAAGCTCTTCAAGTCCGAAGGCACACTGCGGCACATTGCTGGCGTGTTTGAGAAGGCTCGTATTGCCCGCGATCACACCAGGAACGGCGAAACGCATGGCCTGCCAGTAGGGGAAATTCCAGGGCATAATGGATAGGATCACGCCAAGGGGTTGAAAGATGACACGATGCTCTTTCCCGTCGGCTTCCACCCGTTCCGGTGCCAACCATTCTTCAGCCTTCTGAACATAGACATCGCAGAGTAGAGCGCATTTTTCAACCTCGGCCCTGGATTGGGTGATGGGTTTCCCCATCTCAATCGACATAAATCTTGAGTGTTTCTCCAGGTTGGCTCTGATGACCCCCGCCAGGTTTGACACCAGATCCAATCGTTCCTGCAACGGACAATCCCGCCATTCAAGATAAGCGGCATGGGATTGCCGGGCGATCCCCAAGACCTCGTTCTGAGACATCGTCTCATAACTATCTATAATTTCTTCAGTTGCCGGATTGATCGTCTCGTAGCGCATGAGGAATCCTCCCTGATGAGGTGGCTGATCGATATAGGATGGATCCTATCAGGTTTCTGGAATTCGATGAAGCTCGATGGGAGAGGCCCATTACCGATACGACTCGATGGAAGCGGCCACTTACCGATACGACTCAATGGGCGCGCCCGGCGTTAAATCCCTGCCGCGCAGGCCCGGGAAATTAGAGTCATATCTATAGGTCCTGAACACGGCGTTCAGATTGGCAATGGCCGTACTGGGGATGAGGTCGCCCTGCTGAAGCGGTCCCGAATCGGCAACCGGATTGACATATTTCCATAGCATGACGCTTGAGGCGGTGACCTCATAGAATGTCCCGTGCGCTCCCTGGCAAATCAGTGTGTTGCCGTTGGGCAGCCGTTGGGCGCCGGAAATAAAACTCGAATAAAAATCGGCCGGATTCCCGGCCATATAGCTCCAGTGGGGGCCGGATGGTCCATATGTTTGGCCGGTCAATGTATATTGTCCCATCGCGTCTACCGGAACTATAATTTCGTCAACAGATGAATAATCACCCCCCGGTCTTCCATCGCCGTTGTTGAATACCAGAACATTCCCTTCCCCCGGCAATCCTTCCGCAATCCATTGGGCATCATGTTGTACAAATAGTCTTTGATCGTTTCTGTCGCCGGCCCCATAGGCGGCGGGATTGCCCCAACGATAGAGCAGGTCGCCGCCCTTGCCGCTGTTTCCACCGGAATGCCCGGCCGCCTCTTCAGTGGTCGTGCTGTGATCGATGATCCAAAACTCGCTGAATTGACGAACACTGACGATTATCTGATCGAATGTCTCGTTATAATCGATTCCGTTTGTGTGATTCCAGTCGGCCCGGCCGAATCCGTCTTGATCGTAGTTGATGTCAATAAGTTCCAGGTGTTCGGCGACAACCCCATAGTTGGATTTTTCCGGGTATTCCTCTTGTATCAAGTGATCCCAAACATGCCATTCCCAGACAATGCTCCCGCCGGATGATTCGCCCGGGTGGATCTCGATTATATGATCCGGCCAGAGCGTTCCTTCACTCAGGGTGCCCAGCCGGCGTCCGGCCGCGTAGGCTTCTATTGCATTTTTGTATTCCCAAGCGAGCATCAGAAGGTTTCCATCGGGAAGGAACTCAATGTCATGATGAGAGAGATGGGTGTCGCTTACATATTCAAAATACCAAACAATCGAACCATTCCAATCGATCTCTTCCACGCGCCCGCCGGCGCCCCCTCCCATGAAGGGCGGCACGCCGGATGGATCGAAGGCCGCTGTTCGAAGCAGATGGCCGTTTTCGAGAAGATAGGCCGAGTTTCCCGGAACATATTCACTGGGCCAAGAATGTACAAGATTACCCTCCATATCGATAAGGTAAGTGGCGCCGTATTGCAAGGGCGCGAAGAGAGTATATCCGGGGTATGTCCCTTCTCCATTGATGAAGAGTCCGATGGTCCGCGGCGCCGTCAAACTGGAAGCTTCCACAACAAATCCGGAAAGTGCTTGTACACGGCCCAAATCATTCCAGGTCGGAATCATTGTTCCTTGGGATTCTCCGTAGTGAATCCGATCCTGATTCGAGTTGTTCCGTTCATCAGGCTGGTCGGCGGTCCAGTTTGTGAAGGAGAACTCCTCCCCAGTGATCCAAAACCAACTCCCAAGAGGTTCCACCGATCCTTCAGGCTGATAGGCGCCGATCCAGGGTCCGGCCAAAACCCCATTGGGTCGCATTAGCCAATATTCAGAGCTGTCGATTAAATCGAAGATAAATTCGTTTTCGGTCTCTGAAGTTATGGTCGCTAAATATCCACCCAGAACGTTCGCAGAATCAAGAGCGGCATCCCAGCTGATACCGGCGGGGGCCGATACCGGAAGATAATGATGCGTTGTGCCGTCCGGATGATCCCAGGAGATCCAGCCATTTGCCGGGTCGTCTCCTTCTCCGGGATCGGTGATGGTTGAATTCTCATCGGAGCAGGCGAACAAGATGATTGGAATGATAAAGAGTATGTTGAAACAAATATATTGAAGCGGCCGAGTGCGGTTCATTTATACCTCAGAGCCTGCTCATCGTGATCCGGATCAATATCAAGGGTGTGATCCGGCTAATATGCTGTCACTGGTATAGTTCGACCGCTTCAAGCTTTGACTGAACTCTTATTTTAAAGTGCAGATCTTCATTCCCTTAGAAGTACCAGCTTCCTGGATTTTTGCTCATCACCGGCGCTGATACGGCAAAAATAAACCCCTGATTGGATATCGCGCCCCTGGTCGTCCCGCCCGTCCCATACGAGAGAATGGGGTCCGGAGGACCTGTAGGCCGAGGGCGCCAAAGTTCGGATGGTACGTCCTGTAAGATCATAAATAGATATGGTGACGCTGGTCGATATTGACAGGTCAAATCGCAGAGTCGTCAGATCCCGGAAGGGATTTGGGGAAGCATTGTAAAACTGGAAATGACTCACTGCGATCGGACGGTTTATTCCGGCGGTCGGTTCAGCCCCTTCCGGGCCGTAGCCGGGGATGGGATATCCCTCTTCATAGGCTCCCAAATCAGCTGTCAGACCGGACACATTGTCGTGAATGTTGTCCAGAATGATACCGCCATCAACCGCAGTGCAACCGGGAGCCAAACGCAGGTCCTGGCTGCCGGGGTCATAAGGTTCAAAGAACCCGCCTTCACCGAGATAGGGGCCCAGAATGGGTTCTTCCGCATCAAGGAAAATACTGATGTCGATTAGTTTGGCGTTTAGCTCCATGCCGGTGGCCGATTGAAAGTCTTCGAGAGTAGGATAAAGCGGGCCATTGAAATCAGCGAAACGTCCCTCATAGGCCTGGTACCATCCATTCCAATCCAGGTCGGCCCGAACACCCTCGGTATAGAGGCAGATCGGATTGCCGGAATACCCCGGATTGCTGCCGCCCAGGAATAGGTTATTCCGAGCAATGGTGTTTCGCCATTGCCCGCCGCCCCAGCCGCGGGGATCAGCGCCCACGAAGGTATTGTTATAGACGATGATTCCAGTGGGCCAAAGGTGGAATTTCAACGGCTTCAGCTGCCAATTATAGACAACATTGTGATGGATATAAACGGGGCCGCCATAGATCGGCTGGCAACTGATGCCAGTCAGGACATTTGTAAAACGATTTTTATAGACTCGGATATTGTGCCTGGATCCGTCTGTTTCAATTCCGTCATCGGTGCAGTTATAAATTTCATTTCCATAGACGTCACAACTGGATGTTTCGATGGAACCGTCTCCAGCGCCGATGTGAATGGCATCATACCAGTCGTATATTTCATTGAAGCTGATGACATGTCCCTTGCCCAGAACATTGATGGCGTACGCATCCTCATCCCTTCCATCTTCCCAATTGAGATGCCCCTGGATGATATTTTCTGAGATAAGCGCATCCCGATGCCCCGCGCCCAAAAGATAGATGCCCCCCATTTCATAAGTTGTTGGAACAGTTACATCGATCATACATTTTCTTATAACGACGCCGGTTGTCGTATAACCTCGGATTGCCATGTGTTTGGGCCGAATCACGGAAACCTGCTCCAAGTGCACATACTCACTTGATGTCAGATCGACGACAGGTTTTGTTATACTCTCGCCGTCAAAAATAACTTGGGAAACATCAGTCCCTCGCCAGACGATCGGATTCTCCGGAGTGCCACAGGTCGTCAGGGCCGCGACGCCGGTATAAACACCGGGTTCCAAAATAAAGATATCGCCGGGTTCCGCGGCGGCATTAGCGGTGCTGATGCCTTGGAACGGGTCCGCCTCGGTCCCCGATCCGCCGCCGCCGCCCGGTATGACATAGCGAATGCGGGGATTTGCCGGGTCTTGTGGAACATGACGCGTTCTAACCGTTCTTGTTTCCACCGCAGTACCGCCGTCGGGGTCGGATAATGTCAGACGAAAATCGTATTCTGTGTCCGGATTCAAATTGAAAATGGATCCCGCCAATAGATTCCCTGGATCGATATTGTCATCATTGTAACTGCCCGGCTCCACCCGTAGCAGGGGTTGCGCTGGAGTCCATTCGGTGAGAGAACCTTTGCGATATTCCACTTGGACGCTGCAATCGAGGTTGTCATCGCCTTCGATGAACCATTTAAAATCAACATTTTCTATGGTCGCATTCTCTTCAATTTCCCCTGGCATGACCGAGTCGGCCGCTAATACCGGGGTTAAAGAGAGGCACGTCAAGAGCATCATACGAAAGATGAGTATGGATGCCTTCGAAATGGAGAGGGGTTGAGGCAAAGGTTGATGCATGGCAGCGTCCTTTCCTGGGTGTTGAGCAAAATGAAGACGGACAGCCACGGTATGGCACCGGAGCATGGTGTGCAACATTCATCCGAACGATTCTCCCCGTTCGCCCGGGTGCGGGACATCAATCCGGGCCGATGATCATGACGATCAGATTTGATATCGGCCGATTGATAAAAATCCCACACAAGCTGAATGTGCCTGACACGGTTGAGGTATTCTAGGTGCGGCATGTGTGCGGTGCAATGAATATTAAGTATAGAGATCGACGCTCGCGCGCGGGAAAGCCCTGAAAAGACAGGCTATATCTATCTTTTTATATTCCATATGGTTAGGCGTTCTGCTTTTCCCAGGAGCCTATCCCTCGGTGACCTATACTCCGTAAACTCTAATCGAACCATGGACCGGAAGGAATTCGATCAAGCCGCATCTATCTTCTTCCGATACAATGAGATGAGGTCCATGTCCTTTTGGAAGGGGATCCGGCGCGGACTGCGTGATTCCTTTACCTAAGGTGAACCGGATCGTGGAGATAGTATGCGAATTCTTATAGCCGAAGACGACTTGACCTCCAGAAGGATACTGGAAACTGTCTTGAAGAAATGGGGTCATGAGGTCATTTCAACCAGTGATGGTGAGATGGCCTGGGTCGAGATTCAGAAGGCTGACGCCCCGAGTTTGATCATTCTGGATTGGATGATGCCGGGGATGGATGGGGTCGAGATTTGCTACAAAATCCGAAAGGCCGATGATCACAAGCCCAGATATATCATTTTACTGACCGCAAAAACTGAAAAGAAGGATATTGTTCAGGGTCTCGATGCCGGAGCCAACGATTTTGTTTCGAAACCATTCAACAGGGATGAGTTGGAGGCCAGGATCAATGTGGGCCGGCGCGTCGTTGAGCTCGAAGATAAACTGGCGAAAAAGGTGACCGAATTACAGGAAGCATTGAATCAGGTTAAAACGCTGCAGGGGATTATTCCCATCTGCATGCATTGTCATAAAATCAGAGATGACCAGGAAGCCTGGCAGAAAATGGAAGAGTATGTGGAGGATCATTCCGGTGCGGAATTCAGCCACAGTCTGTGCCCGGAATGCTTGGATAAATACTACCCTGCCGATCCCGACGATGATGAGAAGGACGAGGATAAGGACCAGGATAAGAAAGGCCTGGCGTTTGGTTGATTGCGGTTATTGAGCTGCCCCCCCTATTTGCTTTGATCTCTGGTACTCATACCCATGAGTGTATAAGCTGCGGTAGACAATCCGTATGAGCCCGCCTTAAAATCGGATGCCGCCAATTCAAGTATCCTGCCCGAAGGATCCCATCTTACAAGACATCCTTGCCCCCAAATCCTGGGTTGAGTTGAGCCGCTTCCATCGATGCGCAAAGACATTCCGGAAGGGGCATCCCGGCCGGATCGGCGGAAAACGACATCTCGAAAAGTCCGCATAAATTTGAGCATAATCTCTGGATCTGCGAGACCATTTAGGTTCTCAAAGTACATCTCATAGACGACCCTCATAAAGTACTGGGCATACTGTATTTTCTGCCATCCTTCATCATGCCCTGAGATCTGATGCTTCCACCGTAAAGTCGGAGCATCTTCGCCGACGACATCCAAGTGCTCCCGCAATTGACCGGCGATTTCTTCGACGCGATCGAGATAAAATGATTTGCCTGTGATCTTCCAGAGATAAAAGGCCAGACGGAGTTGATTGGCTCGGGGATGAACGAATCGCTTGTAGAAACCCGATTGATGATTCCAGGCGGCAAGAGAATCATTCCGACAACGCGCATACCACTTGGCCAGAAAGTGATTTTCAAGATAGTCCAACCAGTCATCCGCTTGCTCCGCATATTCAGGTTTAAGATCACGATTAACATGCAGGGCATATGTGATGAGTGCGATATTCCCATGGGTCATCGCTTCGTCCATGGAATGGGCGTCGGTTCCGTAGTAAGGCGATTTCGGATCTCCCTGCCACCACCATCCGAGGTTTCCATCCGTGGATCCATCCTGAAGGGAGTCTCTTAACTGGGCTTTTGCAATGTTGCACAATTGCAGAACCCGGTCGAGAAATGACAGGTCGCCGGTCGCCCGAAGGACCATAAGTAAAGCGGCATTATAATCGCCGAAATACCTTCCATATATATAAGTATCATTGGAATCAGCTCTGGAGGTTGCTGTATCCCAGCTCCTTTCGATGGAGGCAGAGACCTTGTCGTACCACGCCCGTTCAAGGACGGTCAGCGAATCACGGTGGAAGTCGGGATTCCCCCGGAGGGAAATCATGGGCTTTTGAGCCTTACCTGCGCATAAGGAACCGCAGAGCAGGATGATGATAAGGCTCATCTTAACCAATGAATGTGCAACTCTATTTGCGAAGGGTATTTTCACAAGACTCCCATGAATCGGTTAACCCTCTTTTATAAAGGCTGCGTAGCCGGAGGGGAGAGACGCCGGGATTTCCACCTTTCTTGAAGTAAAGATAAATCCAGAGGTATATCGAAGATCGAGGAGCCGCCTGTATTGTGCTGCGGCATGCCGATCCCCGGCCTCCGGCCTGCGGGCCACGCGAAGCATAATAGCTCGGGCAAACCGGTTCATTAGGAGCAAGAAGGTGCAAAAATGCTGAGAGAGCCAGCGAAATGCCGGTTGGATGAACGGTATATGCCGCGGAAACAGAAGATTCTCAATTTGGAAAGCCGGTCCGATCAGCGATGGGAAGATGCGAATCGGCTGAAATCCATATTTCAACAACAGGTACTCGAGACCCATATGGGACATATGGAAGTATGACATTCCATGAAATGGTTCGAGAAAGGCGGTGTAGCCGAAGAGGATCCCGCCGTCTGAGAGAACCCTTCGG
This is a stretch of genomic DNA from Candidatus Eisenbacteria bacterium. It encodes these proteins:
- a CDS encoding aryl-sulfate sulfotransferase; translation: MNRTRPLQYICFNILFIIPIILFACSDENSTITDPGEGDDPANGWISWDHPDGTTHHYLPVSAPAGISWDAALDSANVLGGYLATITSETENEFIFDLIDSSEYWLMRPNGVLAGPWIGAYQPEGSVEPLGSWFWITGEEFSFTNWTADQPDERNNSNQDRIHYGESQGTMIPTWNDLGRVQALSGFVVEASSLTAPRTIGLFINGEGTYPGYTLFAPLQYGATYLIDMEGNLVHSWPSEYVPGNSAYLLENGHLLRTAAFDPSGVPPFMGGGAGGRVEEIDWNGSIVWYFEYVSDTHLSHHDIEFLPDGNLLMLAWEYKNAIEAYAAGRRLGTLSEGTLWPDHIIEIHPGESSGGSIVWEWHVWDHLIQEEYPEKSNYGVVAEHLELIDINYDQDGFGRADWNHTNGIDYNETFDQIIVSVRQFSEFWIIDHSTTTEEAAGHSGGNSGKGGDLLYRWGNPAAYGAGDRNDQRLFVQHDAQWIAEGLPGEGNVLVFNNGDGRPGGDYSSVDEIIVPVDAMGQYTLTGQTYGPSGPHWSYMAGNPADFYSSFISGAQRLPNGNTLICQGAHGTFYEVTASSVMLWKYVNPVADSGPLQQGDLIPSTAIANLNAVFRTYRYDSNFPGLRGRDLTPGAPIESYR
- the fumC gene encoding class II fumarate hydratase, producing the protein MTAYRVETDSMGSINVPADHYWGAQTQRAVLNFPIGVARFRWQRPIIRALGVLKWAAAQANSDLGELSAKMARLIVTAADEVISGTLDDHFPLVVFQTGSGTQSNMNANEVIANRAIELAGGVMGSKHPIHPNDHVNRGQSSNDVFPTVMHIAVVEELDKRLLPPLIQLRNTLAGKSMEYMNIVKTGRTHLQDATPITLGQEISAWAAQLEFCIKAIEGSLAGLYDLAIGGTAVGTGYNAQPQFGERAARYISEFTGYPFRVASNRFAALASHDAIVQVSADLRMLAGGLMKLANDVRWLSSGPRCGIGEMSIPENEPGSSIMPGKVNPTQCEALTMVCVQVYGNDAAVAFAGSQGNFQLNVFKPVMVHNVLESVELLGDASRAFHDFCAIGIEPNMVRIRENLEKNLMLVTALNRHIGYDKAAQIAKRAHEEGLTLRESALASGFVTLEQFEQWVSPIDMTRPG
- a CDS encoding response regulator transcription factor, which encodes MRILIAEDDLTSRRILETVLKKWGHEVISTSDGEMAWVEIQKADAPSLIILDWMMPGMDGVEICYKIRKADDHKPRYIILLTAKTEKKDIVQGLDAGANDFVSKPFNRDELEARINVGRRVVELEDKLAKKVTELQEALNQVKTLQGIIPICMHCHKIRDDQEAWQKMEEYVEDHSGAEFSHSLCPECLDKYYPADPDDDEKDEDKDQDKKGLAFG
- a CDS encoding methyltransferase domain-containing protein, giving the protein MADRLGTGVLDRQVGTNDLLRSDVDYDRPPHGGKDLFNIVGDLSGKLILDLGCGLGIYRKHVEEKGGKWIGLDLQGDAPSVHGDGDQLPFADGVFDGVLCVAVFEHMPEPDRTLSEIRRVLSDGGILFGYTAFLEPFHGMSYFHMSHMGLEYLLLKYGFQPIRIFPSLIGPAFQIENLLFPRHIPFIQPAFRWLSQHFCTFLLLMNRFARAIMLRVARRPEAGDRHAAAQYRRLLDLRYTSGFIFTSRKVEIPASLPSGYAAFIKEG
- a CDS encoding NAD-dependent succinate-semialdehyde dehydrogenase, with product MRYETINPATEEIIDSYETMSQNEVLGIARQSHAAYLEWRDCPLQERLDLVSNLAGVIRANLEKHSRFMSIEMGKPITQSRAEVEKCALLCDVYVQKAEEWLAPERVEADGKEHRVIFQPLGVILSIMPWNFPYWQAMRFAVPGVIAGNTSLLKHASNVPQCAFGLEELFREAGFPPNIFRTILATHEAVSGLMADVAIQGISLTGSTGAGARIAETAGRNLKKVVLELGGSDPFIILEDADIEVVARNAVTGRMVSTGQSCIAAKRFIVMKNIADNFTARFSELMNDLVIGDPLDDKTDVGAIVDKKALDELLAQLDQSVKAGAKVVTGGKRLDRKGFFLEPTVVTDTRPEMRIVSEEVFGPIAPIIVVKDEEEAIRVANDSIFGLGGSVWTRDIDRGIRLAEQIEAGTTFINSIVKSDPRMPFGGIKRSGIGRELSKYGLREFVNIKGINIYEHR
- a CDS encoding response regulator, which codes for MKSNDHIENNIQNELSEANVYIAALEYFVAERYQSRERIKALSKLRGDLLSKGTLKDKLKLISDRVVRIFEADFCRIWITQSGDLCEKGCIHAQVLEGPHVCKYRDRCLHLIASSGRYAHIDGKVHKRVPFGCYKIGRVAADIDPKFITNDVTHDPRVHDRAWAAELGLVSFAGYRLQSDEGRSMGVLALFKKHEISPEEDSQLEDIVFTAAHVIQETAAIEALRESEYKYRRLFENVTDAVMIFEAETQKVVDANKSAVDLYGYTREGLLELKYPYICAQVDDTKISEGGMSKDTGNTGQVGYHRKNDGTIFPVEVSEAVFMLGSSKMICRLVRDITQRLESERLKEQLLQSQKMEAIGTLAGGIAHDFNNILYALIGYAKLAILESDPNCNVHDYLKQIEIAGHRAAELVRQILAFSRQSEGTQRPVKLQAIISETIALLRGTLPATVEIYQRVSDDCPPVETDGVQINQMLMNLCTNAFQAMQDRRGVLEIGLDEVIVTKEQAARVEGLRPGKYARLVVTDNGVGMSESVAKRVFDPYFTTKRPGQGSGLGLSIVHGIIKSHKGAINIVSSPGQGTKCEVYLPIKCSDGNDYEEPENQERGEAWTGTGHILFVDDEKMITDMADNILSDHGYRVSAFTDSTKALAAFRESPMSYDLVISDITMPKTTGIELSQEIRRHRPDIPIILCTGYSDVLDLEWAENFGIEACLEKPIDLVYLKRVIWEALEFRPVKEA
- a CDS encoding right-handed parallel beta-helix repeat-containing protein — encoded protein: MMLLTCLSLTPVLAADSVMPGEIEENATIENVDFKWFIEGDDNLDCSVQVEYRKGSLTEWTPAQPLLRVEPGSYNDDNIDPGNLLAGSIFNLNPDTEYDFRLTLSDPDGGTAVETRTVRTRHVPQDPANPRIRYVIPGGGGGSGTEADPFQGISTANAAAEPGDIFILEPGVYTGVAALTTCGTPENPIVWRGTDVSQVIFDGESITKPVVDLTSSEYVHLEQVSVIRPKHMAIRGYTTTGVVIRKCMIDVTVPTTYEMGGIYLLGAGHRDALISENIIQGHLNWEDGRDEDAYAINVLGKGHVISFNEIYDWYDAIHIGAGDGSIETSSCDVYGNEIYNCTDDGIETDGSRHNIRVYKNRFTNVLTGISCQPIYGGPVYIHHNVVYNWQLKPLKFHLWPTGIIVYNNTFVGADPRGWGGGQWRNTIARNNLFLGGSNPGYSGNPICLYTEGVRADLDWNGWYQAYEGRFADFNGPLYPTLEDFQSATGMELNAKLIDISIFLDAEEPILGPYLGEGGFFEPYDPGSQDLRLAPGCTAVDGGIILDNIHDNVSGLTADLGAYEEGYPIPGYGPEGAEPTAGINRPIAVSHFQFYNASPNPFRDLTTLRFDLSISTSVTISIYDLTGRTIRTLAPSAYRSSGPHSLVWDGRDDQGRDIQSGVYFCRISAGDEQKSRKLVLLRE